The Nothobranchius furzeri strain GRZ-AD chromosome 8, NfurGRZ-RIMD1, whole genome shotgun sequence sequence TTACAGAGAGTGATGTTACCCAGAAGCTTCGTACATGAACAAAACTCTAATTTCCTCTTATTTGTGAATGTAGATCAGATTTGCTGCAGCGCTATAAAAGGTGGCAGCAAAAGTAATACTGATGTAATATTAGAAACCCTGATTATTGTATTACCCTTCAGCGTGTGATACAGATATCgacacattacagaaaataatagaCAAGAGTGACAGTGTCACAAAGCTTGAGGTGCACCAAAGGAATCAGGCTAATGATCAAAATCAGACAATACTCATGTCACGTtatgaggatggtttggacccaaaaatgcagatacccaggatgacacgagacaGGAGTTgatatgtaaagtaaaaatccttttattggaggaagaacaaaaataaatccaaatggcagcgagccaaaagtccaaaagtccggaagaacaaaagctcacttagagcacagaaCTGGGACGAggcacaaagctcacacagagcatcagaaaacgctgacatacaaacaacaatggaccgacaagccaCTGAGACAaggcagggcttaaatacactggggcataatgggaggatgatgagctgcaggtgtgaggggggagaaccaggtgaaagtaataactaatcagggaggaggagcaggagagggcaCCAGACCCAactgggaaggacacacacacacacacacctagctggaggaggacataaacacacacacacacatacactcacacacatacactgagctggggacaagaggctggagctgacctgggaggaatgatttaaaagggtaacaacataagacacttaaCTGAGATGCAGactaaggacacatgagggcgctatgagacacagaagagaatctagagagggatggagagacatcaggagacacatgaaggaagacgcagacacagaccatgataaCTCAGCATGATTGGCTTAATGGGTCATCGGCCTTTCCAACACTTAAGACCATTCCTAAGGGCTAATTTATGCCAGAAGCAACAGAGCTACAGTGTGTGAGTTTCCTACGTGTGTTAACAATTCATCTTGGTGATTATATTTATTTTTGATAAAATGGAATCAGCAGATCAGAGAAGtacaaataataaaagtcagtacTCCAAGTGTAGGCCAGTAGCTACAAGCATCAATGCAATAACAAGTtatttatgtgtctccttgtttcGAGGTCATTAAATGCCTCATTTTGATGCTTCCATAACCTGTTGGACCTAACTTTAGGTGTTTGGTgttgttttattcatttattgtaaTTTAACTTTCTTTTTGTCCATTTTCCAACTTTACAAGGTTGATTAATGATTTGTTGCTATTTTGAATCTCTCTGTAAACAATAATAACTTTATGGCATGTTAGTTATTTTCTGACAGGTTCACTTTGTCaccattttgtttttttaatccttTGATGTTAGTTTTGTGTCCCATCGCACCTTTTTGTTTCTTTATAAAAGCTTTTTCTGGAAACAACATATTTTTTATTAGATCTGTTTTTCCCTCTTTATGCTGAAATAGACACAATCTCAGATTCACATATATACTATTCACTATGGAGATTCGTTGAATAAGTGCATGGATCTAACCATTTTCaccatttttttaataaataatgcCAGAGACAGAAAGAATGCTGTGTTACTatttacatgtttgttttttgCAGTTTGGAACAACAGCACTAATGGTGGCGTCCTATAGCGGCTATTATGACTGTGTCAAAGAACTCATCATGCAAGGAGCCGACATTAACTACCAGAGAGAGGTAAAAGGCATTCTTCACTTCCTGCTAACGGCTTTGAGTCACAAGTACTGTGTAACATCATTTAACCTCTTAGCTTTTTCTTGTTCTTTGTTGATTAGTTGCAGCAAGTCAGGTTcttcattttccagctcctggtctGAACTATAAATAGATATAAGAGACACATATATAAGCTGCTGTTATTCTGCAGGCGTTCCTTTAAACACGGCAGCCAATAGCTCCAAACCTAACATGTCTACAAGGTCCTCTATATGTAAAGACGTGAAAAAGCATAAAAGATGCACACAAATGCAAGTATCATTTTAAACTGAATGACAATATATTTAAACAGTATTAGTAGAGTTATTTTTGAATTTCGAACTGACTGACTTCCTTTTACTGACGTGTAAACATAAGAGTCCGTGTTCTGCATGAGGAGAAACCGCTGTATCTATTTTTATCAGACAGGTTCTACAGCTTTGTTCTTCGCCTCCCAGCAGGCACACTGTGACGTTGTGAAGCTTCTTTTTGAGTTTGGAGCCTCCACTGAATTCCAGACAAAGGTAACGTAGAGATTAGATTCTGGTGTGTGATTTATGAAGGACGCTATCGCCGCAGCCTTCACAACGCAACAGCGAGGTGGTCTCATATTCTCGGCAGCTGATAATAATTAATATTCTTTTGTTTCCTGACAGGACGGTGGCACGCCTCTGACTGTTGCATGCCAGTATGGTCACTCCAAGGTGGTGGACACGCTGCTGAAGAATGGAGCCAATGTTCATGACCAGCTGAACGTGAGAGCCTTTGCTCACATGCAGCAGGAATCCGGCCTCTCGGGTTCCTGCAGACTGCTGAGTCAGGCGTGAATCACCTTGGGCAGGATTAGTGTGTGCCTGAGAAAACAACCTGATTATACAGAAGTGTAGTCATAAAAAATACTAACATGTTATGAGTATATTACCCCCAGTTATGTCAGAAGGGTTAGAAAAGCATTTATTcagttatttgtttgtttgtttgtttgttcaggATGGTGCTACATCTCTTTTCCTTGCTGCCCAGGAGGGTCATGTGACTGTGATTCGTCAGCTGCTGTCATCTGGTGCTAAGGTTAACCAGGCTAGAGAGGTAATCACAGATTGTTTTGTGTTATTATTTAATACTGGaggtctacaaccccccaaggtgctttacaacacagtcattcactcacacacacactcacacgctaaaggtgatgagctacactcacagaagcgaggctgccaagcTCCACCggcctctccgaccaccaccagcaggtgaggtgggtgaagtgttgcccaaggacacaatgactgcaaTAGGccaggctcaaacctgcaacccttctTTGCCACCGACGCCTCGTTATTGAGCATGTTTTCTCACTTTTACAGTTCTATCAACGCATGTTCAGGTAAAACTGGCCCGTCGATGCTCGAACCGTTTTCTCCAACAATCTGTCGTGCTTTGCTCCAAAATCCACCGTACGTTGTTGCTGTGGGACACGTGCTCAGATTGCTTCCATGTGTTTTACAAACTGTTGCCAGACATTCTGACTTTCTGCACAAAATGTTTCCATCCACCAGAGAAAGCGGTTCCACTGAAGTGAGCAGTGGGGGGAACCAAGTGTCCTGGCATCACAGCAGCAGCAGACGCTACAGCAAGGCTGACGGAAGATAATTCACCTTCacaaaatgcaaaaaaataagCCCAGAAACACAAGAAATCACAACTGTATGCTTTCGAACAATTAAGTGAGTTAATTGTGCGCCTTTTTTctatatgttttgtttttattgctgGATTACCTCAAGCTTTGATGAATTAACAGCTGAGACTCATtcataacaacacacacaacacatcttATGATTTTGTGCAGGAACACACATTTCTAACAGTTATAACCTAGAGCAGCAGTAGGTCAGGAGGCAGagcggattgtccagtaatcagaaggttgtgggTTCGATTCCTACTCcgagcagagaatgctgctgttgtgttcttgggcaagaccgccttgcctgctggtgttggtcagagggaccggtggcaccagtgttcggcaggtcagtgcgccccagggcagctgtggctacatcatagctcttccccaccagcgtgtgaatggattaatgactgactgtgtgatgAAGCACCTCgggggattgtagaaccctaagaaggaggTATACGAATACACGCCATCTACCATAACCTCATTCTTTCTCCTCATAGGAGTTTAAATGTCTGAAGTGAAATCCAGCAGCAGTATGCATCTCTTCAAAGAATGttacttctgtgtgtgtgtgtgtgtgtgtgtgtgtgtgtgtgtgtgtgtgtgataaagaAAAGCTCCTGCATAGACTCATAACTTTCTAGACCTAAAAGTGCTGAGTCAGTGTGAGTGTGGTGGAAAATGCTTTTAGCTGCCAGAAAAACTAGAAAACTATAAATTGAGCCAATTTATCAAAGAGGCAACATCAGCTGCACTGGCTATGAAGCCGTTCCTTATTgatctgttgttgttgttttatcttttttttcttcGAACTCTTCTGAATTCTCCAGGATGGCACTACGCCGTTATGGATGGCAGCTCAGATGGGTCATAGTGAAGCGGTGAAGGTACTACTCTTACGTGGAGCAGATCGAGATGCTGACAGATAAGTACATGAAACTGTTTGGACTCATAAAGGACAGGAAAATGTACGTAATAGCTTCATTTTATGGACTGATCCTATGTGGTTAACTTTAACACGTTTCAGTCAGCTCTGATCATGGCTGCCACTTAAGCACTTGCTAGGTCACTTAAGCCCGTTATAAAGGAACAGGCCCTCTCTGCCTCTGGAACACAGAAGCTTCAGTTGCACATCAGACCTGTGAGGCTGACATCTTCATGAATAGTGCTGTGGAAAAGTTTTTGCCCCTCTAGTTTGTACTTTTTCTGTCACAACTTGAACAATGAAAAGTGAGAGATAAAGTTGTTTGAAGGATGTTTTCGTGTTGTTTTCTCTCTTCTAAGGATGGATCAACAGCATTATTCAAAGCAGCTTTGAAAGGACACAACGGTGTCATAGAGGAACTCCTTAAATTTTCTCCTTCTCTTGGCCTTCTCAAGGTAACACGCGGCATCTGTTGTGTCAAGGGCTCTTAAGAAATGTTTAACTCTCGTATATAATAAAAACCCGTCTCCAGAATGGCTCCACTGCCCTTCATGCTGCTGTCATGAGTGGAAATCTTCAGACAGTTCTGCTGCTTCTTGGGGCTAACTCAGACCCCACTCTACCCAGCAAAGTAAGAACACTTGGCTTTATTAATACCGCAAAGGAATCACCTGAACTCATGAGACATTTTGCTCTGTGTTCTGCAGAATAATCAACTCCCTGCTGATCTCACAAAGAGCGATCGCATTCTGAAGGTTTTACGTCAGAAAACTGTGGCCAGAGAGAGTTGATGACAGCCCCGACTCTCCTCCATCACTGATGATGTGTAATGAGGGGAAATGAAAACAATAAACAGTGTCAAAAGAACTCCTCTGCCACACGGACTCTATGtgttgctttattttattatttattttggctGAAATTAAGATGACACACCTGTAATAAATATAGAGGAACACAAAATGGTTTCTGTGATGCTGTTTACCTCTGGTGTTATTGACAGATATTTTTGCtctcgttttttgcttttttaaataaataatgaatattGGAGAATCGGAGTTCAGATTTGTAATTGTAAAATCATGGTAACGCTAAATAAACTGGCGTTACATCACATAGAAACTGTGTTATGGTGGATTTTCACTAGAGGTCGGTGTAACGTGTAACTACACCTGAAACTCGCCTGGGCTGTCTTTTTGTTTACTTCATTTAAAAATGTTGGCTAAATTAAcatgaaataaacaaaaacctgTTAAATACCCAGTCATTAAAGTACCAAATAAATCTTTCATTCTCAGAGCTGACGGTAGTAGCGATGGCTGCGTCGTGTCACGTGACCACCGCACGTTCGGATTTAGATGCGGAAGTAAAGTCAAACCTGAGAATGTTCAGCAGGGCTGAGCAGTTTCTGAGTGTTTTAGGATGAAAGGTCACCAAATATGAAACTTGTGTAGATAATAACACGTCAGACAGTAAAGTCAAGCAGATATAGTGGAAAGTGGATTTAAACCGACGTGACGACAGATAAATGGCGAGCAGTAATTTACAGGTAAGACTTGGTTACCGAAGGCTGGACTATAATAATGTCTTCAGAATGGATCATTTTGGGACAAAGTGACTGTAACGTTTTATTAAACCCCGGATTAAAGGATCCATCCGGAAATTTGTCAATATTTGTTGTTGTAATTAGTTTTTGGTTAACTAATTATAAATGTtctttacaaaatgaaagttttacCTACCTTGTGAAAGTGTTAAAGTAATTCTAATGTTCTCAACTTTAATCTATGTTGATTTAAGGGTTATTTTTTACGAACGCTTGTTATTAATCACCAGATGACTGATTAGGATTGTCAATAAGTAAACACGGAAATGGGATTGTGCAAGTGTTCACAACTCTTCTGTCTGATTTAATTAACCAAATAAAATTGGTTTCTATGTCAAACTCGGATTTTTTTTACCCCGTCcttattcagttcaagtttatttataaagcaccaaatcacgacaagacttGTCTCAAGGACCTTCTCATAGTAAACATCCCCATACAGATCAGTTCACTcagaaagtttcctatataaggagcccGTCTTATCTCCGCTGTGTGCATTTAGACCTGTTTTTATTGTTGTAGTCATCGTTTTTGGTGTGTTCAACACACACtttactttttgttttactctttttTTATCTATAATACAGTTAAACACGACCTGGATTGTCTAATCACATTAGATGTCTAATGAAGGTGGCTCATTTGGACCTGACTGACTGTTTGTTCTCCAACATTCTTCatattgatttttttcttttgtatttttccCACAGAAAGCCATAGATCTGGCCAGCAAAGCATCAGAGGAAGACAAAGCTAAAAACTACGAAGAGGCTCTCAAATGTTACCAGCATGCTATCCAGTACTTCCTACATGTTATCAAATGTGAGGAATCTGGTCACACCTGAGTTTTATGTCGTGTTTGATTTGATGGTGggactgttgttgttgttgttgttgttgcagatGAGGCTCAGGGGGAACGAGCAAAGCAGAGCATCAGGGCCAAATGTGCCGACTACCTGAACAGAGCCGAGCAGCTTAAGGAATACCTGAGGAATAAGAAGAGTCCTCCAGCCAGACCAGTTGGAGAGTCTGCTGATAAAGGGTGAGAGGGCAAAGTCAATTTAATAGTGCAGTAAATCACTTAAATTGTTTTATATGAACTTGTTTGAGGTTTTCCCCAGTGATCACAGATGTTAGTAGTAAAGTCCAGTGGAATGAAAATaaaatgactgattttgttgcATTTTAGGGGTGAAAGTGATGAAGAGGAAGACCAAGAAAAGAAGAAGTTCAAAAATCAGCTCTCAGGTGAACAGAGTTGCTGCAGGATTTACAAACATGTCCTAAAACAGTTTACTAGCTGCAGATTCAACGCATCTCTACTTCAGGTGCCATCGTTATGGAGAAGCCCAACGTGAAGTGGAACGACGTCGCTGGACTTGAGGGAGCCAAGGAAGCGTTAAAAGAAGCTGTTATCCTGCCCATCAAATTCCCCCAGCTGTTTACTGGTACTGAAATCAGCTCGCCAGTCCTGCAGCTGATGGGAGTGGTGTGAATATGTGGACTTTCTGAAAACTAAACACCATATTTGTGTAGGAAAGCGCACTCCCTGGAGGGGGATTCTCCTCTTTGGCCCTCCTGGAACAGGAAAGTCCTACCTGGCCAAAGCGGTGGCGACAGAAGCAAACAACTCCACCTTCTTCTCCGTCTCCTCCTCTGATCTggtgtccaagtggctgggggagaGTGAAAAGTGAGGttcaagtgtttttatttatttttattacaaaATGACTAAACCAGGGATAGGAAAAACTTAATGAAAACAAACAGAAGTCTCCTAGTCTGAAGTGTCTTCACTTCTCTCTGTCTCCAGACTGGTAAAGAATCTGTTTGCTTTAGCCCGAGAACACAAACCATCCATCATCTTCATCGATGAGATCGACTCCCTCTGTGGCTCCAGGAGTGAAAACGAGAGTGAAGCAGCTCGCAGAATAAAGACAGAGTTCCTGGTCCAGATGCAGGGTGAGCGACACGAGCGGTTCTTCTGGGATAGAAGTAAAAAATCGGTCTGCTCCTTGGTCATCGGTCAGGAGGATGACACTGTTGTGTAATTAATGAATCCTCTCAGGTGTTGGAAATGAcaatgagggaatccttgttctgGGTGCCACCAATATTCCCTGGACACTAGACTCTGCCATCAGGAGAAGGTTAGGACTGTTTTTTGTCGCAGCTGCAGATAACCATCAGGATCTGCGAGGTTTGATCTCTCACCGTGGCTCACTGACCCTTTTGTTTGTGTGTCAGGTTTGAAAAGCGAATTTACATTCCTCTGCCGGAGGACCACGCCCGCTCCTCCATGTTCAAGCTGCACCTGGGCTCCACCCCCAACAGCCTGACGGAGGGGGACTTCATCAGTCTGGGCAAGAAGACAGACGGGTATTCTGGAGCAGACATCAGCATAATCGTCAGAGACGCCCTCATGCAGCCG is a genomic window containing:
- the ankrd29 gene encoding ankyrin repeat domain-containing protein 29 isoform X1 — its product is MSFKKETPLANAVFWAARKGNLALLQLLLNSGRVDADCRDNFGTTALMVASYSGYYDCVKELIMQGADINYQRETGSTALFFASQQAHCDVVKLLFEFGASTEFQTKDGGTPLTVACQYGHSKVVDTLLKNGANVHDQLNDGATSLFLAAQEGHVTVIRQLLSSGAKVNQAREDGTTPLWMAAQMGHSEAVKVLLLRGADRDADRDGSTALFKAALKGHNGVIEELLKFSPSLGLLKNGSTALHAAVMSGNLQTVLLLLGANSDPTLPSKNNQLPADLTKSDRILKVLRQKTVARES
- the ankrd29 gene encoding ankyrin repeat domain-containing protein 29 isoform X2, with translation MSFKKETPLANAVFWAARKGNLALLQLLLNSGRVDADCRDNFGTTALMVASYSGYYDCVKELIMQGADINYQREQAHCDVVKLLFEFGASTEFQTKDGGTPLTVACQYGHSKVVDTLLKNGANVHDQLNDGATSLFLAAQEGHVTVIRQLLSSGAKVNQAREDGTTPLWMAAQMGHSEAVKVLLLRGADRDADRDGSTALFKAALKGHNGVIEELLKFSPSLGLLKNGSTALHAAVMSGNLQTVLLLLGANSDPTLPSKNNQLPADLTKSDRILKVLRQKTVARES
- the ankrd29 gene encoding ankyrin repeat domain-containing protein 29 isoform X3, with amino-acid sequence MVASYSGYYDCVKELIMQGADINYQRETGSTALFFASQQAHCDVVKLLFEFGASTEFQTKDGGTPLTVACQYGHSKVVDTLLKNGANVHDQLNDGATSLFLAAQEGHVTVIRQLLSSGAKVNQAREDGTTPLWMAAQMGHSEAVKVLLLRGADRDADRDGSTALFKAALKGHNGVIEELLKFSPSLGLLKNGSTALHAAVMSGNLQTVLLLLGANSDPTLPSKNNQLPADLTKSDRILKVLRQKTVARES
- the ankrd29 gene encoding ankyrin repeat domain-containing protein 29 isoform X4, with protein sequence MVASYSGYYDCVKELIMQGADINYQREQAHCDVVKLLFEFGASTEFQTKDGGTPLTVACQYGHSKVVDTLLKNGANVHDQLNDGATSLFLAAQEGHVTVIRQLLSSGAKVNQAREDGTTPLWMAAQMGHSEAVKVLLLRGADRDADRDGSTALFKAALKGHNGVIEELLKFSPSLGLLKNGSTALHAAVMSGNLQTVLLLLGANSDPTLPSKNNQLPADLTKSDRILKVLRQKTVARES
- the LOC107393420 gene encoding vacuolar protein sorting-associated protein 4B, with the translated sequence MASSNLQKAIDLASKASEEDKAKNYEEALKCYQHAIQYFLHVIKYEAQGERAKQSIRAKCADYLNRAEQLKEYLRNKKSPPARPVGESADKGGESDEEEDQEKKKFKNQLSGAIVMEKPNVKWNDVAGLEGAKEALKEAVILPIKFPQLFTGKRTPWRGILLFGPPGTGKSYLAKAVATEANNSTFFSVSSSDLVSKWLGESEKLVKNLFALAREHKPSIIFIDEIDSLCGSRSENESEAARRIKTEFLVQMQGVGNDNEGILVLGATNIPWTLDSAIRRRFEKRIYIPLPEDHARSSMFKLHLGSTPNSLTEGDFISLGKKTDGYSGADISIIVRDALMQPVRRVQSATHFKKAQGLPPFSDSGVMVNDLLTPCSPGDPNAIEMTWMDVPGDKLLEPVVSMADMLRSLSNTKPTVNEHDLEKLKKFTEDFGQEG